A window from Variovorax sp. PBL-E5 encodes these proteins:
- the ileS gene encoding isoleucine--tRNA ligase: protein MSDAASSTDYRTTLNLPDTPFPMRGDLTKREPGWVKEWNDEGRYHRLRDARHGAPKFILHDGPPYANGQIHMGHAVNKILKDMITKARQLKGFDALYVPGWDCHGLPIENAIEKKYGRNLSRDEMQAKSRAYATEQIAQQMADFQRLGVLGEWDHPYKTMDFANEAGELRAFKRVIERGFVYRGLKPVYWCFDCGSSLAEFEIEYADKKSQTVDVAFKAHDRARVLEAFGLDGVIGDIFAVIWTTTAWTIPANQAINLNPELDYALVDTDRGLLILAASLVEMCMTRYALDGQVLATVKGEKLGGLEFEHPFYDVDAGYRRLSPVYLADYATADDGTGLVHSSPAYGLDDFNSCVAHGLAYDDILNPVQGNGSYAPDFPLFGGQNIWKAVPLIIQALRDAQRLLTTEAITHSYPHCWRHKTPVIYRAAAQWFIRMDEGEGVFTKDKAPKTLRQTALEAIEETRFYPENGKARLHDMIANRPDWCISRQRSWGVPIPFFLHRDSGELHPRTMEILDQAAAIVEEGGIEAWSRVTTEEILGDADAPHYTKSTDILEVWFDSGSTFFHVLRGTHPSVHHATGPEADLYLEGHDQHRGWFHSSLLIACALEGRAPYRGLLTHGFTVDSQGRKMSKSLGNGIDPQEVNKKLGAEIIRLWVAASDYSGDIAGDDKILARVVDAYRRIRNTLRFLLANTSDFDIAKDAVPLGELFEIDRYALSRAAQFQAEVLAHYEVYEFHPVVAKLQVYCSEDLGAFYLDVLKDRLYTTAPGSRARRSAQTALWHITQAMLRWMAPFLSFTAEEAWKFVGNGASIFTQVYSDLGTPDEALLARWARIREIRDTVNKEIETVRAMGQVGSSLQADLSIDAAPDDHALLASLGDDLKFVLITSAVELAAGEQLAVRVAASTATKCERCWHWRDDVGHDAAHPTLCGRCTSNLYGSGEKRSIA from the coding sequence ATGTCCGACGCTGCATCCTCCACCGACTACCGCACCACGCTGAACCTGCCCGACACCCCGTTCCCGATGCGCGGCGACCTGACCAAGCGCGAGCCGGGCTGGGTCAAGGAATGGAACGACGAGGGCCGCTACCACCGCCTGCGCGACGCGCGCCACGGCGCGCCCAAGTTCATCCTGCATGACGGCCCGCCCTACGCCAACGGCCAGATCCACATGGGCCATGCGGTGAACAAGATCCTGAAGGACATGATCACCAAGGCGCGCCAGCTCAAGGGCTTCGACGCGCTCTACGTGCCGGGCTGGGACTGCCATGGCCTGCCGATCGAGAACGCGATCGAAAAGAAATACGGCCGCAACCTGAGCCGCGACGAGATGCAGGCCAAGAGCCGCGCCTATGCGACGGAGCAGATCGCGCAGCAGATGGCCGACTTCCAGCGCCTGGGCGTGCTGGGCGAATGGGACCACCCCTACAAGACGATGGACTTCGCCAACGAGGCGGGCGAACTGCGCGCCTTCAAGCGCGTGATCGAGCGCGGCTTCGTCTACCGCGGGCTCAAGCCGGTGTACTGGTGCTTCGACTGCGGCTCCTCGCTGGCCGAGTTCGAGATCGAGTACGCGGACAAGAAGTCGCAGACGGTGGACGTGGCCTTCAAGGCGCATGACCGCGCCAGGGTGCTCGAAGCCTTCGGCCTCGACGGCGTGATCGGCGACATCTTCGCGGTGATCTGGACCACCACCGCCTGGACCATCCCCGCCAACCAGGCGATCAACCTCAACCCCGAGCTCGACTACGCGCTGGTCGACACCGACCGCGGCCTGCTGATCCTGGCCGCCTCGCTGGTCGAGATGTGCATGACCCGCTACGCGCTCGACGGCCAGGTGCTGGCGACCGTCAAGGGCGAGAAGCTCGGCGGCCTCGAGTTCGAGCATCCCTTCTATGACGTCGATGCCGGCTACCGCCGCCTGTCGCCCGTCTACCTGGCCGACTACGCGACCGCCGACGACGGAACCGGCCTGGTCCATTCTTCGCCGGCCTACGGCCTGGACGACTTCAACTCCTGCGTCGCGCACGGCCTGGCCTACGACGACATCCTGAACCCGGTGCAGGGCAACGGCTCGTACGCGCCCGACTTCCCGCTCTTCGGCGGCCAGAACATCTGGAAGGCGGTGCCGCTCATCATCCAGGCCCTGCGCGACGCGCAGCGCCTGCTCACGACCGAGGCCATCACCCACAGCTACCCGCACTGCTGGCGCCACAAGACGCCGGTGATCTACCGCGCCGCGGCGCAGTGGTTCATCCGCATGGACGAGGGCGAAGGCGTGTTCACCAAGGACAAGGCGCCCAAGACCCTGCGCCAGACCGCGCTGGAGGCGATCGAAGAGACCCGCTTCTACCCCGAGAACGGCAAGGCGCGCCTGCACGACATGATCGCCAACCGGCCCGACTGGTGCATCAGCCGCCAGCGCAGCTGGGGCGTGCCGATCCCCTTCTTCCTGCACCGGGATTCGGGCGAGCTGCATCCGCGCACGATGGAGATCCTCGACCAGGCCGCGGCCATCGTCGAAGAGGGCGGCATCGAGGCCTGGAGCCGCGTGACCACCGAGGAAATCCTCGGCGACGCCGACGCGCCCCACTACACCAAGAGCACCGACATCCTCGAGGTCTGGTTCGATTCCGGCTCGACCTTCTTCCACGTGCTGCGCGGCACGCACCCAAGCGTGCACCACGCCACCGGCCCCGAAGCCGACCTCTACCTCGAAGGCCACGACCAGCACCGCGGATGGTTCCACTCGTCGCTGCTGATCGCCTGCGCGCTCGAAGGCCGCGCGCCCTACCGCGGGCTGCTCACGCACGGCTTCACCGTCGACAGCCAGGGCCGCAAGATGAGCAAGTCGCTCGGCAACGGCATCGATCCGCAGGAAGTCAACAAGAAGCTCGGCGCCGAGATCATCCGGCTCTGGGTCGCGGCCAGCGACTATTCGGGCGACATCGCGGGCGACGACAAGATCCTCGCGCGCGTGGTCGATGCCTACCGGCGCATCCGCAACACGCTGCGCTTCCTGCTCGCCAACACCAGCGACTTCGACATCGCGAAGGATGCGGTGCCGCTCGGCGAGCTGTTCGAGATCGACCGCTACGCCCTCTCCCGCGCGGCGCAGTTCCAGGCCGAGGTGCTCGCGCACTACGAGGTCTACGAGTTCCATCCGGTGGTGGCCAAGCTGCAGGTGTATTGCTCCGAAGACCTCGGCGCCTTCTACCTCGATGTGCTGAAGGACCGCCTCTACACCACCGCACCGGGCTCGCGCGCGCGCCGCAGCGCGCAGACCGCGCTGTGGCACATCACGCAGGCGATGCTGCGCTGGATGGCGCCCTTCCTGAGCTTCACCGCCGAAGAGGCGTGGAAGTTCGTGGGCAACGGCGCGTCGATCTTCACGCAGGTCTACAGCGATCTCGGCACGCCCGACGAAGCGCTGCTCGCCAGGTGGGCGCGCATCCGCGAGATCCGCGACACGGTCAACAAGGAGATCGAGACGGTGCGTGCCATGGGCCAGGTCGGCTCGTCGCTGCAGGCCGATCTCTCGATCGACGCCGCGCCCGACGATCACGCGCTGCTGGCCTCGCTCGGCGACGACCTGAAGTTCGTGCTCATCACCTCGGCGGTCGAACTGGCCGCGGGCGAACAGCTGGCGGTGCGCGTCGCGGCCAGCACCGCGACCAAATGCGAACGCTGCTGGCACTGGCGCGACGACGTCGGCCACGACGCCGCGCATCCGACGCTGTGCGGCCGATGCACGAGCAACCTCTACGGCAGCGGCGAGAAGCGGAGCATTGCATGA
- a CDS encoding Na/Pi cotransporter family protein, with amino-acid sequence MKHLLNLLAAVALLVWGTHLVRTGVLRVFGANLRKILVQSMRNRFTAALSGIGVTALVQSSTATSLMTSSFVGQGLVTLPAALAVMRGADIGTALMSVLFSADLSWLSPLFIFLGVVLFITRPSTVAGRVGRVLIGLGLMLLALQLVVEATGPLFSAPAMRALLASLNSDVLLEITIGAALAIVAYSSLAVVLLVAAMASSNVVPLDVALGLVLGANLGSGLLAVLTTAKSAVAVRQVTVGNLLFKIFGVAIAAPFVGLWLREVRPYVSDSTQLVVLYHLAFNVIFSLAFIGLTDAVAGLVTRLLPVPDEPVATRRQQHLDPSALSTPTLAISNAAREALHQADVVETMLIGMLNVIRHNDLRLAQELRKLDDTVDQLYSSIKYYMTKISRAALGEEESRRWTDIISFTINMEQIGDIIERVIIDIEDKKIKPQRNFSEAGMAEIVELHERLVANLRLSMSVFLNGNVRDAQKLLEEKARFRDLERAYATTHLGRLQDQTALSIETSSLHIDLISELKRINSHICSIAYPILESAGALAPTRMRESRLGTLE; translated from the coding sequence ATGAAGCATCTGTTGAATCTGCTGGCAGCGGTCGCGCTGCTGGTATGGGGCACCCATCTCGTTCGCACCGGCGTGCTGCGCGTCTTCGGCGCCAACCTGCGCAAGATCCTCGTGCAGAGCATGCGCAACCGCTTCACCGCGGCGCTGTCGGGCATCGGCGTGACGGCGCTGGTGCAGTCGAGCACCGCCACCTCGCTGATGACCTCGTCCTTCGTCGGCCAGGGCCTGGTCACGCTGCCGGCCGCGCTCGCGGTGATGCGCGGCGCCGACATCGGCACGGCGCTGATGTCGGTGCTGTTCTCGGCCGACCTGTCCTGGCTGTCGCCGCTGTTCATCTTCCTCGGCGTGGTGCTCTTCATCACGCGGCCGTCCACCGTGGCCGGGCGCGTGGGGCGGGTGCTGATCGGCCTAGGCCTGATGCTGCTCGCGCTCCAGCTGGTCGTGGAAGCCACCGGCCCGTTGTTCTCGGCGCCGGCGATGCGCGCGCTGCTGGCCTCGCTCAACAGCGACGTGCTGCTCGAGATCACCATCGGCGCCGCGCTCGCGATCGTGGCGTACTCCAGCCTGGCGGTCGTGCTGCTGGTGGCCGCGATGGCGAGCTCGAACGTGGTGCCGCTCGACGTCGCGCTCGGCCTGGTGCTCGGCGCCAACCTCGGCAGCGGCCTGCTCGCGGTGCTGACCACGGCCAAGTCCGCGGTCGCGGTGCGGCAGGTGACGGTGGGCAACCTGCTGTTCAAGATCTTCGGCGTGGCCATCGCGGCGCCCTTCGTGGGCCTGTGGCTGCGCGAGGTGCGGCCCTACGTGTCCGATTCGACGCAGCTGGTGGTGCTCTACCACCTGGCCTTCAACGTGATCTTCAGCCTTGCCTTCATCGGGCTCACCGACGCGGTCGCCGGGCTGGTCACGCGCCTGCTGCCGGTGCCCGACGAGCCGGTCGCCACGCGGCGCCAGCAGCACCTGGATCCGTCGGCGCTGTCGACGCCCACGCTCGCCATCTCGAACGCGGCGCGCGAGGCGCTGCACCAGGCCGACGTGGTCGAGACCATGCTGATCGGCATGCTCAACGTGATCCGCCACAACGACCTGCGCCTGGCGCAGGAGCTGCGCAAGCTCGACGACACGGTCGACCAGCTGTACTCGTCCATCAAGTACTACATGACCAAGATCTCACGTGCGGCGCTGGGCGAGGAGGAGAGCCGGCGCTGGACCGACATCATCAGCTTCACCATCAACATGGAGCAGATCGGCGACATCATCGAGCGCGTCATCATCGACATCGAGGACAAGAAGATCAAGCCGCAGCGCAACTTCTCCGAGGCCGGCATGGCGGAGATCGTCGAGCTGCACGAGCGGCTGGTGGCCAACCTGCGCCTGAGCATGAGCGTGTTCCTCAACGGCAACGTGCGCGACGCCCAGAAGCTGCTGGAGGAGAAGGCGCGCTTTCGCGACCTCGAACGCGCCTACGCGACCACCCACCTCGGCCGGCTGCAGGACCAGACCGCTCTGAGCATCGAGACCAGCTCGCTGCACATCGACCTCATCAGCGAGCTCAAGCGCATCAACTCGCACATCTGCTCGATCGCTTATCCGATCCTGGAATCGGCGGGGGCGCTCGCGCCCACGCGAATGCGCGAGTCGCGCCTGGGAACGCTGGAATAA
- a CDS encoding quinone oxidoreductase family protein: MSSRSKAVRIDRNGGPEELKIVDVEVGDPGPGEVRIRHKAVGLNFIDIYQRSGLYPFAMPLQLGMEAAGVIEAVGEGVTHLKAGDRAAYAGQPPGAYCELRVMPAKFICKLPDAISFETGAAMMLKGMTAQYLLKKTLPAEGLQAGDFILFHAAAGGVGLIACQWAKALGLRLIGTAGTDAKCQLALAHGAAHAINYSTENFAERVKEITGGKGVKVVYDSVGKDTFEGSLNCLRPFGLLAIFGNGSGPVPLFNLGLLASKGSLYITRPTLFTHMATRESTQAMADDLFAVVESGAVKISIDQRYALTDVQQAHRDLEARKTTGCTILTL, encoded by the coding sequence ATGAGCAGCCGCAGCAAAGCCGTGCGCATCGATCGCAACGGCGGTCCCGAAGAACTGAAGATCGTCGATGTCGAGGTCGGCGATCCCGGTCCCGGCGAGGTCCGCATCCGCCACAAGGCCGTGGGCCTGAACTTCATCGACATCTACCAGCGCAGCGGTCTCTATCCGTTCGCGATGCCGCTGCAGCTGGGCATGGAGGCCGCGGGCGTGATCGAGGCGGTGGGCGAGGGCGTCACGCACTTGAAGGCCGGCGACCGCGCCGCCTATGCCGGCCAGCCGCCGGGCGCCTACTGCGAGCTGCGCGTGATGCCGGCCAAGTTCATCTGCAAGCTGCCCGACGCGATCTCCTTCGAGACCGGCGCCGCGATGATGCTCAAGGGCATGACGGCGCAGTACCTGCTCAAGAAGACGCTGCCGGCCGAAGGCCTGCAGGCCGGCGACTTCATCCTGTTCCACGCGGCCGCGGGCGGCGTCGGCCTGATCGCATGCCAATGGGCGAAGGCGCTCGGCCTGCGGCTCATCGGCACGGCCGGCACCGATGCCAAGTGCCAGCTCGCGCTCGCGCATGGCGCGGCCCATGCCATCAACTACAGCACCGAGAACTTTGCCGAGCGCGTCAAGGAGATCACCGGCGGCAAGGGCGTGAAGGTGGTCTACGACTCGGTCGGCAAGGACACCTTCGAGGGTTCGCTGAACTGCCTGCGGCCCTTCGGCCTCCTGGCCATCTTCGGCAATGGATCGGGGCCGGTGCCGCTGTTCAATCTCGGTCTGCTCGCGTCCAAGGGCTCGCTCTACATCACGCGGCCGACGCTGTTCACCCACATGGCGACGCGCGAGAGCACGCAGGCGATGGCCGACGACCTGTTCGCGGTGGTCGAGAGCGGCGCGGTGAAGATCTCGATCGACCAGCGCTATGCGCTGACCGACGTGCAGCAGGCGCATCGCGATCTCGAAGCGCGCAAGACCACGGGTTGCACGATATTGACTCTGTAG
- the lspA gene encoding signal peptidase II, with amino-acid sequence MSTRRVYASPATGIWPWLGLALVVLILDQFTKTLILGYYAWGDTTVVTGFFNIVRAHNTGAAFSFLAGATGWQRWFFTAIGIVAALFIVWMLKSHAGQKLFSFAMASILGGAIGNVLDRMMHGYVVDFLDFHLGGRHFPAFNLADSAITLGAICLILDELRRVRRGK; translated from the coding sequence ATGAGCACCCGCCGCGTCTACGCTTCGCCCGCCACAGGCATCTGGCCCTGGCTCGGCCTCGCGCTGGTGGTCCTGATCCTCGACCAGTTCACCAAGACGTTGATCCTCGGCTACTACGCCTGGGGCGACACCACCGTCGTCACCGGCTTCTTCAACATCGTGCGCGCCCACAACACCGGCGCGGCCTTCTCCTTCCTCGCGGGCGCGACGGGCTGGCAGCGCTGGTTCTTCACCGCCATCGGCATCGTGGCGGCGCTGTTCATCGTCTGGATGCTGAAGTCGCATGCCGGGCAGAAGCTGTTCTCCTTCGCGATGGCGTCCATCCTCGGCGGCGCGATCGGCAACGTGCTCGACCGCATGATGCATGGCTACGTGGTCGACTTCCTCGACTTCCACCTCGGCGGCCGGCACTTCCCGGCCTTCAACCTGGCCGACAGCGCGATCACGCTCGGCGCGATCTGCCTGATCCTCGACGAGCTGCGGCGCGTCCGCCGCGGCAAGTAG
- a CDS encoding DMT family transporter, translating to MQAGATTGQPAHKPVGSGLLLATFGAIAFSGKAIIVKLAYRYGVDAVTLIMLRMLFALPMFALMAWWAGRGKPALTRRDWTGVLALGFSGYYLSSFLDFAGLAYITASLERLVLYLNPTLVLLFGWIVYRRRITRWQVAGMAVSYMGVLLVFGHEVQLGQSASAAWGTLLVFLSAVSYAVYLVASGEYVKRLGSLRLVGLATSVACVLCIAQFVLLRPVGAALAVAPAVIWLSILNAVLCTAVPVLAVMMAIERIGPALAAQTGMVGPLSTILMGVVILGEPFTAWIAAGTILVIAGIFVFTRTGR from the coding sequence ATGCAGGCAGGCGCCACGACAGGGCAACCCGCTCACAAGCCGGTCGGATCGGGGCTTCTTCTCGCGACCTTCGGCGCGATCGCGTTCAGCGGCAAGGCGATCATCGTCAAGCTGGCCTATCGCTACGGCGTCGATGCGGTCACGCTCATCATGCTGCGCATGCTGTTCGCGCTGCCGATGTTCGCGCTGATGGCCTGGTGGGCCGGGCGCGGCAAGCCGGCCCTCACGCGGCGCGACTGGACCGGCGTGCTGGCGCTGGGCTTCTCGGGCTACTACCTCTCGAGCTTCCTGGACTTCGCCGGCCTCGCCTACATCACGGCCAGCCTGGAGCGGCTGGTGCTCTATCTCAATCCGACGCTGGTGCTGCTGTTCGGATGGATCGTCTACCGGCGGCGCATCACGCGCTGGCAGGTCGCGGGCATGGCGGTCAGCTACATGGGGGTGCTGCTGGTCTTCGGCCACGAGGTGCAGCTCGGGCAAAGTGCGAGTGCCGCCTGGGGCACGCTGCTGGTCTTCCTCAGCGCCGTCAGCTATGCGGTCTACCTGGTCGCGAGCGGCGAGTACGTCAAGCGGCTCGGCTCGCTCAGGCTGGTGGGCCTGGCGACCAGCGTGGCCTGCGTGCTGTGCATCGCGCAGTTCGTGCTGCTGCGGCCGGTGGGCGCGGCGCTGGCCGTGGCGCCCGCGGTGATCTGGCTGTCGATCCTCAATGCCGTGCTGTGCACCGCCGTGCCCGTGCTCGCCGTGATGATGGCGATCGAGCGCATCGGCCCCGCCCTGGCGGCGCAGACCGGCATGGTCGGGCCGCTATCGACCATCCTGATGGGCGTGGTTATCCTTGGTGAACCTTTCACGGCATGGATCGCGGCGGGCACCATCCTGGTCATCGCCGGCATCTTTGTCTTCACACGAACGGGGCGCTGA
- a CDS encoding phosphodiesterase, producing the protein MTTFLAQLTDLHIREPGRLAYGRIDTAPYLQRAVQCVLRLKQRPDAVVITGDLTDFGAAAEYAHLQELLAPLPMPVYLMPGNHDDRDALRAGFPAHTYLGQGGFIQYAVRIGDLRLIAIDTCVAGHSHGALCAQRLGWLAEQLALYRDEPVIVAMHHPPFETLIGHMDQIGLLEGAEALEALIAQHPNVERVICGHLHRAIDVRFGGSIASTAPGPAHQVCLDLAPDAPAAWMLEPPGFRIHAWRAGGRLVTHLAPSGSFEGPYPFNDDDAPID; encoded by the coding sequence ATGACCACCTTCCTCGCCCAGCTGACCGACCTGCACATCCGCGAACCGGGCCGGCTCGCCTACGGCCGCATCGACACCGCGCCGTACCTGCAGCGCGCCGTGCAATGCGTGCTGCGCCTGAAGCAGCGTCCCGATGCGGTGGTGATCACCGGCGACCTGACCGACTTCGGCGCCGCGGCCGAGTACGCGCATCTGCAGGAGCTGCTGGCGCCGTTGCCGATGCCGGTCTACCTGATGCCCGGCAACCACGACGACCGCGACGCGCTGCGCGCCGGCTTCCCGGCGCACACCTACCTCGGCCAGGGCGGCTTCATCCAGTACGCAGTGCGCATCGGCGACCTGCGGCTGATCGCCATCGATACCTGCGTGGCCGGCCACAGCCACGGCGCCCTGTGCGCACAGCGGCTCGGCTGGCTCGCGGAACAACTCGCGCTGTACCGCGACGAACCGGTGATCGTCGCGATGCACCATCCGCCCTTCGAGACGCTGATCGGCCACATGGACCAGATCGGCCTGCTCGAAGGCGCCGAGGCGCTCGAGGCCCTGATCGCGCAGCACCCGAATGTCGAACGCGTGATCTGCGGCCACTTGCACCGGGCCATCGACGTGCGCTTCGGTGGCAGCATCGCCTCCACGGCGCCGGGACCGGCGCACCAGGTCTGCCTGGACCTCGCCCCCGACGCGCCCGCGGCCTGGATGCTGGAGCCGCCGGGTTTTCGCATCCACGCATGGCGCGCAGGCGGCCGGCTCGTGACCCATCTCGCGCCCAGCGGCAGCTTCGAAGGGCCCTACCCCTTCAACGACGACGACGCACCGATCGATTGA
- a CDS encoding SDR family oxidoreductase, with amino-acid sequence MDLGIAGRTALVCGASKGLGFGCAEALVREGVNVVIVARGAEALAAAAATLSKAAAGHAAAPFVKQVAADITTPEGRAAVFALHEDFDIVVTNAGGPPPGDFREWDRQAWIKAVDANMLTPIELIKATVDGMAARGFGRIVNITSSSVKAPIDILGLSNGARSGLTGFVAGVARTPLAAKGVTINNLLPGSFDTDRLKGTLAGAAQKTGKDVEAIRAARQKSIPGGRFGTPAEFGAICAFLCSMHAAYMTGQNVLVDGGAYPGTY; translated from the coding sequence ATGGATCTGGGAATCGCAGGCAGGACCGCGCTGGTGTGCGGCGCGAGCAAGGGGCTCGGCTTCGGCTGCGCCGAGGCGCTGGTGCGCGAAGGCGTCAACGTGGTGATCGTGGCGCGCGGCGCCGAGGCGCTGGCGGCCGCGGCGGCGACGCTGTCGAAGGCCGCGGCCGGGCATGCCGCCGCACCCTTCGTGAAGCAGGTCGCGGCCGACATCACGACCCCCGAAGGCCGCGCGGCCGTGTTCGCGCTGCACGAGGACTTCGACATCGTGGTCACCAACGCCGGCGGCCCGCCGCCCGGCGACTTCCGCGAATGGGACCGCCAAGCATGGATCAAGGCGGTCGACGCCAACATGCTGACCCCGATCGAGCTGATCAAGGCCACGGTCGACGGCATGGCGGCACGCGGGTTCGGGCGCATCGTCAACATCACCTCGAGTTCGGTGAAGGCGCCGATCGACATCCTCGGCCTGTCCAACGGCGCGCGCAGCGGGCTCACCGGTTTCGTCGCCGGCGTGGCGCGCACGCCGCTCGCCGCCAAGGGCGTGACGATCAACAACCTGCTGCCCGGCTCCTTCGATACCGATCGGCTGAAGGGAACCCTGGCGGGGGCGGCCCAGAAAACGGGCAAGGATGTCGAGGCCATCCGCGCCGCGCGGCAGAAGAGCATTCCGGGCGGGCGCTTCGGAACGCCGGCGGAATTCGGTGCCATCTGCGCCTTTCTCTGCAGCATGCATGCGGCCTACATGACCGGGCAGAACGTGCTGGTCGACGGCGGCGCCTATCCCGGAACCTACTGA